In Chelonia mydas isolate rCheMyd1 chromosome 10, rCheMyd1.pri.v2, whole genome shotgun sequence, a single window of DNA contains:
- the DCUN1D3 gene encoding DCN1-like protein 3 produces the protein MGQCVTKCKNPSSTLGSKNGDRESSSKSHGKRSAVHKEEHTSVCVKSSGDILVNGTKKTDTALDSSQPSTFSGDAKKEPVSGTEESSAQRIGELFRRYKDEREDAILEEGMERFCNDLCVDPTEFKVLVLAWKFQAATMCKFTRKEFFEGCKAINADSIDGICSRFPSLLNEAKQEDKFKDLYRFTFQFGLDSEEGQRSLHREIAIALWKLVFTQNNPPILDQWLNFLIENPSGIKGISRDTWNMFLNFTQVIGPDLSNYSEDEAWPSLFDTFVEWEMERRKKEEETKCITCSDTEGLCIEEQT, from the exons ATGGGCCAGTGTGTCACTAAGTGCAAGAATCCTTCTTCCACCCTTGGCAGCAAAAATGGAGATAGAGAATCTAGCAGCAAGTCTCATGGCAAAAGAAGTGCAGTTCACAAAGAAGAACATACCTCAGTATGTGTGAAATCTTCTGGCGACATACTTGTCAATGGGACAAAGAAAACGGATACTGCTTTAGACTCTAGTCAACCTTCAACTTTCTCTGGGGATGCAAAGAAAGAGCCTGTTTCCGGCACAGAAGAATCTTCAGCCCAAAGGATTGGGGAATTGTTTAGGAGATACAAGGACGAACGGGAAGATGCCATACTGGAAGAAGGCATGGAACGTTTTTGCAATGACCTCTGTGTTGACCCCACTGAATTTAAAGTGCTAGTCTTGGCTTGGAAATTCCAGGCAGCTACCATGTGCAAATTTACAAG GAAGGAGTTCTTTGAGGGCTGCAAAGCAATAAATGCGGACAGCATTGATGGCATTTGTTCTAGGTTCCCCAGCCTCTTAAATGAAGCCAAACAAGAAGATAAATTCAAGGATCTGTATCGTTTCACCTTTCAATTTGGCCTGGACTCTGAAGAAGGACAGAGGTCTTTACATCGGGAAATAGCCATTGCCCTTTGGAAGTTAGTCTTCACCCAAAATAACCCCCCTATATTGGACCAGTGGTTAAACTTCCTAATTGAGAACCCCTCAGGAATCAAGGGAATCTCCCGGGACACATGGAACATGTTTCTAAATTTTACTCAGGTGATTGGACCAGACCTTAGCAACTACAGTGAAGATGAGGCCTGGCCTAGTCTCTTTGATACCTTTGTGGAATGGGAAATGGAACGaaggaaaaaagaagaggaaaccAAATGTATTACATGTTCAGACACAGAGGGTCTGTGTATAGAAGAACAGACTTAA